A region from the Janthinobacterium agaricidamnosum genome encodes:
- a CDS encoding terminase, whose product MKTSPTARFSEGPVALTPKQANIYCWGWQKKARFRDAVCGRRFGKTFLGKAEIRRAARLAAEWGVSTEDEIWYCAPTFKQAKRVFWKRLKQAIPPSWRAGKPNETECSITTKAGHVIRIVGLDAYDNLRGSGLFFALVDEWADCVYAAWEEVLRPMLSTCRFVINGEERVGGHALRIGTPKGFNHCYDSYLDGQGREPDHKSWLYTSVDGGNVPAEEIEAARRKMDPRTFRQEYLASFENYQGVIYYCFDRRRNHSDDTVKPGDALHIGMDFNVGKGAAVVFVIRDDLPRAVDEFMEVFDTPAMIEKIKGRYKQAGQQHLITIYPDASGQNRKSSGASESDLSLLKAAGFTVVVDHSNPAVKDRINSVNAMLCNTYDQRRMLVNAAKCPKYTLSLERQIYDDKGEPDKKGGFDHACDAGGYFITKRWPVTSRTTTTAPLRM is encoded by the coding sequence ATGAAGACCTCCCCGACAGCCCGATTCTCTGAAGGGCCCGTCGCGCTGACGCCGAAACAGGCGAACATTTACTGCTGGGGGTGGCAAAAGAAGGCTCGCTTCCGTGATGCGGTGTGCGGTCGGCGCTTCGGCAAGACGTTCCTGGGCAAGGCCGAGATTCGCCGTGCTGCGCGACTGGCTGCCGAGTGGGGCGTCAGCACCGAGGATGAGATCTGGTATTGCGCGCCGACGTTCAAGCAGGCGAAGCGTGTGTTCTGGAAGCGGCTCAAGCAGGCAATCCCGCCCAGCTGGCGCGCCGGCAAACCGAACGAGACGGAATGCTCGATCACCACCAAGGCCGGCCACGTCATCCGTATCGTTGGCCTGGACGCGTATGACAACCTGCGCGGCTCGGGCCTCTTCTTCGCATTGGTCGATGAGTGGGCAGACTGCGTGTACGCGGCCTGGGAGGAGGTGCTCCGTCCAATGCTGTCGACCTGTCGCTTCGTCATCAATGGCGAGGAGCGGGTCGGCGGCCACGCCCTGCGCATCGGCACGCCGAAGGGCTTTAACCATTGCTATGACAGCTACCTTGATGGCCAGGGGCGTGAGCCTGACCATAAGAGCTGGTTGTACACCTCGGTCGACGGCGGCAACGTCCCGGCCGAAGAGATCGAAGCCGCGCGGCGTAAGATGGATCCGCGCACGTTCCGCCAGGAATACCTGGCCAGCTTCGAGAACTACCAGGGCGTCATTTATTACTGCTTCGACCGGCGCCGCAACCATAGCGACGACACAGTCAAACCGGGCGATGCGCTGCACATCGGCATGGACTTCAACGTCGGCAAAGGCGCGGCGGTGGTTTTCGTGATTCGCGACGACTTGCCGCGCGCAGTCGATGAATTCATGGAGGTGTTTGACACGCCGGCCATGATTGAAAAGATCAAGGGCCGATACAAGCAGGCCGGCCAACAGCATCTGATAACGATTTACCCGGATGCGTCCGGCCAGAACCGCAAGAGCAGTGGCGCCAGCGAATCGGACCTGTCGCTGCTCAAGGCGGCCGGCTTCACGGTGGTGGTCGACCATAGCAATCCGGCCGTGAAAGACCGCATAAACAGCGTGAACGCCATGCTGTGCAATACCTACGACCAGCGCCGCATGCTGGTCAACGCCGCCAAGTGCCCGAAATACACGCTGAGCCTAGAGCGTCAGATTTATGACGACAAGGGCGAGCCGGATAAGAAGGGCGGTTTTGACCATGCCTGTGACGCTGGCGGGTACTTCATTACCAAACGCTGGCCAGTAACGAGTCGCACGACGACCACCGCGCCGCTGCGCATGTAA
- a CDS encoding YdaU family protein produces the protein MNYYPFHIGDFRSGTVNMSRQARWIYRDMMDVYYDVEAPLPLDIDVLCDALGVEAADERAIVERLLRFKFLKTDAGYRHDVCEQVIADYQIKAETAKANGKLGGRPRKQTATNQEPIGFPSGSDSDATGNPTETGSKTNQEPITNNHKPVKTKDKSPPAPDALFPDIDPQIVADFKALRTKHRAPITRTAIQGIVREAEKAGLTLEGALRICCERGWRGFKAEWITQHAVRTGQGPGSTTVYAQTMAAAERAKVRIFGNAAQQGEKHDAG, from the coding sequence TTGAATTATTACCCCTTCCACATCGGCGACTTCCGCTCCGGGACAGTGAACATGTCTCGCCAGGCGCGCTGGATATACCGCGACATGATGGACGTCTACTACGACGTCGAGGCGCCACTTCCGCTCGACATAGATGTGCTGTGCGACGCCTTGGGCGTCGAGGCGGCAGACGAGCGCGCGATTGTTGAGCGACTGCTTCGCTTCAAGTTCCTCAAGACAGATGCGGGCTACCGGCACGACGTCTGCGAACAGGTGATTGCGGACTACCAAATCAAGGCAGAGACAGCGAAAGCAAATGGCAAGCTTGGCGGTCGCCCGCGCAAGCAAACGGCAACCAATCAGGAACCCATCGGGTTTCCATCCGGTTCTGATTCGGATGCTACCGGCAACCCAACTGAAACCGGATCAAAAACTAACCAAGAACCAATAACCAATAACCATAAACCAGTAAAAACAAAAGACAAGTCGCCTCCGGCTCCCGATGCCCTGTTTCCCGACATTGATCCGCAGATCGTCGCCGACTTCAAGGCGCTGAGAACGAAGCACCGGGCGCCGATAACGCGGACTGCTATCCAAGGCATTGTGCGTGAGGCCGAAAAAGCCGGACTCACGCTGGAAGGCGCTTTGCGCATCTGCTGCGAGCGTGGCTGGCGTGGTTTCAAGGCCGAATGGATCACCCAGCACGCCGTGCGAACGGGGCAGGGGCCGGGTTCCACTACGGTCTACGCCCAAACGATGGCCGCCGCAGAGCGCGCCAAAGTTCGAATCTTCGGTAACGCAGCACAGCAGGGAGAAAAGCATGACGCAGGATGA
- a CDS encoding DUF2280 domain-containing protein, whose product MAALRDEVKLFIVQALACFDTPTQVSVAVKDEFGLDVPRQQVATYDPEKYVGRQLSAKWKTIFNDTRARFREDTAAIPIASRAFRLRALARMAQQAEGMRNIALAVAVIEQAAKEVGDVYVNRRLDAPKAPGDTGEGMPAAPEYILKPDEDLPDSPIL is encoded by the coding sequence ATGGCAGCACTACGTGACGAGGTGAAGCTGTTTATCGTCCAAGCGCTGGCCTGTTTCGACACGCCGACGCAGGTGTCGGTGGCAGTAAAGGATGAATTCGGGCTCGACGTGCCGCGACAGCAGGTCGCCACCTACGACCCGGAAAAGTACGTGGGGCGCCAGTTGAGTGCCAAATGGAAGACCATTTTTAACGATACGCGGGCCAGGTTCCGAGAGGACACGGCGGCCATTCCGATTGCCAGCCGCGCTTTCCGTCTGCGTGCGTTGGCCAGGATGGCGCAGCAGGCCGAGGGCATGCGCAATATCGCGCTGGCCGTCGCCGTGATCGAGCAGGCAGCCAAGGAGGTAGGCGACGTCTACGTGAACCGCCGCCTCGATGCGCCGAAAGCTCCAGGTGATACTGGCGAAGGCATGCCGGCCGCACCTGAATACATATTGAAGCCCGATGAAGACCTCCCCGACAGCCCGATTCTCTGA
- a CDS encoding DUF1064 domain-containing protein yields the protein MMARGLQALGRLKVGAMNQTEAAYARTLELRKAAGEVAWYKFEGLKFRLADNTFYTPDFAVQLADGALEAHEVKGYWQEDARAKIKIAADMYPLRFIAVQALPKKAGGGWKVEEF from the coding sequence ATGATGGCCCGTGGCTTGCAGGCCCTGGGCCGCCTCAAGGTCGGCGCCATGAACCAGACCGAGGCGGCCTACGCCAGGACGCTGGAGCTGCGCAAGGCAGCCGGCGAGGTGGCCTGGTACAAGTTCGAAGGCCTGAAATTCCGCCTGGCCGATAACACTTTTTACACGCCGGATTTTGCCGTGCAGCTGGCCGACGGCGCGCTGGAGGCGCACGAAGTGAAAGGGTACTGGCAAGAGGATGCGCGAGCGAAGATCAAGATCGCGGCCGATATGTACCCGCTGCGCTTCATTGCCGTGCAGGCGCTGCCGAAGAAGGCGGGCGGGGGCTGGAAAGTGGAGGAATTCTGA
- a CDS encoding DNA methyltransferase codes for MSAFSPQEQKHLKEAAYSEFLRAKIKLAQRKGFDVPLADIHPGLKPHTRDIVRWALAGGQRAIFASFGLHKTSTNLEVMRQIGIHRPGLRLIVLPLGVRQEFIREAAKRFTGEYEVQVRFIRTDAEIDGQDVVYLTNYESVREGKIDVRKFRAVGLDEASVLRSYGSKTYQEFLPLFEQVEFKFVYTATPSPNRFKELIHYAGFLGVMDTGQALTRFFQRDSEKAGNLTLYPHKEQEFWLWVASWAVFIQRPSDLGHSDDGYDLPALDVRFHEVPSNYSTAGAEKNGQGLLIPNVAMGLSAAAGEKRDSMAARVAKVAEIMAADPDDHFLIWHDLEDERHAIQTAVPGVVSVWGTQDLDQREQRIADFSDGKIKDLSTKPIIAGSGCNFQVHCHREIFAGIGFKFNDFIQAIHRVQRFQQQHAVRIDIIHTEVERKVLADLMEKWRRHDEMQETMGKIIRAYGLDQLSMQDSLARTIGVERAVVAGERFSVANNDCVLEAMQQPDNSVGMIITSVPFANHYEYTPSYNDFGHTQDNDHFWAQMDFLTPELLRILQPGRIYACHVKDRINFGNVTGAGIPTVSPFHAEALFHGIKHGFDYMGMITVVTDVVRENNQTYRLGYSEVCKDGTKMGVGSPEYILLFHKPQTDRSRGYADVPVTKAKPMCLDDAGDRIPFDRKAAPIPGTGYSVARWQVDAHAFWRSSGDRMLGAAELASFGPGKLAKLFTSMSLENVYNYEYHVEVGEALLAGKALPADYLSLAPGSADPAVWHDIVRMRTLNGEQSARAVEKHVCPFQIDIVDRLIGRYSNPSEVIYDPFCGLGTVPVRAMKLGRQGCGSELNPAYFADQVHYCQAMEREVSMPTLFDMELMDEENAK; via the coding sequence ATGAGCGCCTTTAGCCCGCAAGAGCAAAAACACCTGAAAGAAGCCGCGTACAGCGAATTCCTGCGCGCCAAGATCAAGCTGGCGCAGCGCAAGGGCTTCGACGTGCCGCTGGCCGATATCCATCCCGGCCTCAAGCCGCACACGCGCGACATCGTGCGCTGGGCCTTGGCTGGCGGCCAGCGCGCCATCTTCGCCTCGTTTGGCCTGCACAAGACCAGCACCAACCTGGAGGTGATGCGGCAGATCGGTATCCACCGGCCGGGCCTGCGCCTGATCGTGCTGCCGCTGGGCGTGCGCCAGGAGTTCATCCGCGAGGCCGCGAAGCGCTTTACTGGCGAATACGAGGTGCAAGTGCGGTTCATCCGCACGGACGCAGAGATTGACGGCCAGGACGTCGTCTACCTGACGAACTACGAATCGGTACGCGAGGGCAAGATCGATGTGCGCAAGTTCCGCGCCGTCGGCCTGGACGAGGCCAGCGTGCTGCGCAGCTACGGCAGCAAGACCTATCAAGAATTCCTGCCACTGTTCGAGCAGGTCGAGTTCAAATTCGTCTACACGGCCACGCCGTCGCCGAACCGCTTCAAGGAACTGATCCACTATGCCGGCTTCCTGGGCGTGATGGACACTGGCCAGGCCCTGACACGCTTCTTCCAGCGCGACAGCGAGAAGGCCGGCAACCTGACGCTGTACCCGCACAAGGAACAGGAATTCTGGCTGTGGGTGGCCAGCTGGGCGGTTTTCATCCAACGCCCGAGCGACCTGGGCCATTCGGACGACGGCTACGACCTGCCGGCGCTAGACGTGCGCTTTCACGAGGTGCCGAGCAATTACAGCACGGCTGGCGCTGAAAAGAACGGGCAGGGCTTGCTGATCCCGAACGTGGCCATGGGCCTGTCGGCCGCCGCCGGCGAGAAGCGTGACAGCATGGCTGCGCGTGTCGCCAAGGTCGCCGAGATCATGGCGGCGGATCCTGACGATCACTTCCTGATCTGGCACGACCTGGAGGACGAGCGCCACGCTATTCAGACAGCGGTGCCAGGCGTGGTCAGCGTTTGGGGCACGCAGGACCTGGACCAGCGTGAGCAGCGCATCGCTGACTTCAGCGACGGCAAGATCAAGGACCTGTCGACCAAGCCGATCATCGCCGGTAGCGGCTGCAACTTCCAGGTGCACTGTCATCGCGAAATTTTCGCGGGCATTGGGTTCAAGTTCAACGATTTCATCCAGGCCATTCACCGCGTGCAGCGCTTCCAACAGCAGCATGCTGTGCGCATCGACATCATCCATACGGAAGTCGAGCGCAAGGTGCTGGCTGACCTGATGGAGAAATGGCGCCGCCACGACGAAATGCAGGAAACAATGGGCAAGATCATCCGCGCCTATGGCCTGGATCAGCTGTCCATGCAGGACTCGTTGGCGCGCACCATTGGCGTCGAGCGCGCCGTGGTGGCCGGCGAGCGGTTCTCGGTGGCCAATAATGACTGCGTGCTGGAAGCCATGCAGCAGCCGGACAACTCGGTGGGCATGATCATCACCAGCGTCCCGTTCGCCAACCATTACGAATACACGCCCAGCTACAACGATTTCGGCCACACCCAGGACAATGATCACTTCTGGGCGCAGATGGACTTCCTGACGCCGGAGCTGCTGCGCATCCTGCAGCCGGGCCGCATCTACGCGTGCCACGTCAAAGACCGTATCAACTTCGGCAACGTGACCGGCGCCGGCATCCCGACGGTCAGCCCGTTCCACGCCGAGGCGCTGTTCCACGGCATCAAGCACGGTTTCGACTACATGGGCATGATCACCGTCGTGACCGACGTGGTGCGCGAGAACAACCAGACTTACCGCCTGGGTTATTCCGAGGTATGCAAGGACGGTACGAAGATGGGCGTCGGCTCGCCGGAATACATCCTGCTGTTCCACAAGCCGCAGACGGACCGCAGCCGTGGCTATGCCGATGTGCCCGTCACCAAGGCCAAGCCGATGTGCCTGGATGATGCCGGCGACCGGATCCCGTTTGACCGCAAGGCCGCGCCGATTCCTGGTACCGGCTACAGCGTGGCGCGCTGGCAGGTCGATGCGCATGCGTTCTGGCGCTCCAGCGGCGACCGCATGCTGGGCGCGGCCGAGCTGGCCAGCTTCGGCCCGGGCAAGCTGGCGAAGTTGTTCACCAGCATGTCGCTGGAGAACGTCTACAACTACGAATACCACGTCGAGGTGGGCGAGGCGCTGCTGGCCGGCAAGGCCTTGCCTGCGGATTATCTCAGCCTGGCGCCGGGCAGCGCCGATCCGGCCGTGTGGCACGACATCGTGCGCATGCGCACCCTGAACGGCGAGCAGTCGGCTCGTGCGGTGGAAAAGCACGTTTGCCCGTTTCAGATCGACATCGTTGACCGCTTGATTGGCCGCTATAGCAACCCGAGCGAGGTGATCTATGACCCGTTCTGTGGTCTGGGCACCGTGCCGGTGCGCGCGATGAAGCTGGGCCGCCAGGGCTGCGGCAGCGAACTGAACCCGGCATATTTCGCTGACCAGGTGCACTACTGCCAGGCCATGGAGCGCGAAGTCAGCATGCCCACGCTGTTCGATATGGAACTGATGGACGAGGAGAATGCAAAGTGA
- a CDS encoding DUF4055 domain-containing protein, whose protein sequence is MTDVRTQSAEAAKLNEDCALIAALLGGTKTMRAAGKAYLPQWPGEDDETYKLRLAVATLFPAYARTIDVLSAKPFSKPVTLGEDVPDRIKPWLQDVDLSGRDLHSFLSEITQEAMGYGFAGILVDFPKAGNLVTKADEQAAGVRPYFVQVHVQNVLGWLPKNATSLEGLTQLRLLESVSEPNGEFDTKEIEQVRVLGRGTWQTWRQRETAGKKEWVLHEEGTTTLKRIAFVPVYGKRLGYMQATPPLLELAHSNVEHWQSKSDQQNILHVARVPILFAKMLGEGGITVGAGSAVKSESPEGDLKFVEHGGKAIEAGRLSILDLEDRMRQAGAELLVIKPGNVTESQTLADNEQGACALQKIAGNVEDAGDQALQFMAQWVGEAEGGHISIFKDFGAASLAAASAELLFKGASSGLLSAESYFNELKRRGILSPDLDWESERAKIKTPKDGRGI, encoded by the coding sequence ATGACCGATGTACGCACACAATCAGCCGAAGCGGCGAAGCTGAACGAGGATTGCGCGCTGATCGCCGCGCTGCTGGGTGGCACGAAGACAATGCGCGCCGCTGGCAAGGCGTATTTGCCGCAGTGGCCGGGCGAGGATGACGAGACCTACAAGCTGCGCCTGGCCGTCGCCACACTGTTCCCAGCCTATGCCCGCACCATCGATGTGCTGTCAGCCAAGCCATTCAGCAAGCCGGTGACGCTTGGCGAGGACGTACCGGACCGGATCAAGCCTTGGCTGCAAGACGTCGACCTGTCTGGCCGTGACCTGCATAGCTTCCTGTCGGAAATTACCCAGGAGGCGATGGGCTACGGGTTTGCTGGCATCTTGGTCGACTTCCCCAAGGCGGGCAATCTGGTCACGAAGGCGGACGAGCAGGCCGCTGGCGTGCGCCCGTACTTCGTCCAGGTGCACGTGCAGAACGTCCTGGGCTGGTTGCCGAAGAATGCGACCAGCCTCGAAGGGCTGACCCAGTTGCGGCTGCTGGAAAGCGTGTCCGAGCCGAATGGTGAATTCGATACCAAGGAAATCGAGCAGGTGCGCGTGCTCGGGCGCGGTACCTGGCAAACCTGGCGCCAGCGCGAAACGGCTGGCAAAAAGGAGTGGGTGCTGCACGAGGAGGGCACCACCACACTGAAACGCATCGCATTCGTGCCGGTCTACGGCAAGCGCCTGGGCTACATGCAGGCGACGCCGCCGCTGCTCGAGCTAGCGCACAGCAACGTTGAGCACTGGCAGAGCAAGAGCGACCAACAGAACATTCTGCACGTCGCGCGGGTGCCGATCCTGTTTGCCAAGATGCTGGGCGAGGGTGGCATCACGGTCGGCGCCGGCAGCGCGGTCAAGTCCGAATCACCAGAAGGCGACCTGAAATTCGTGGAGCACGGCGGCAAGGCCATCGAGGCTGGGCGCCTATCCATCCTCGACCTGGAAGACCGCATGCGCCAGGCTGGCGCTGAACTGCTAGTGATCAAGCCGGGCAACGTGACCGAATCGCAGACCCTGGCCGACAACGAGCAGGGCGCATGCGCGCTGCAGAAGATCGCGGGCAACGTCGAGGATGCCGGCGACCAGGCGCTTCAGTTCATGGCGCAATGGGTGGGCGAAGCCGAAGGCGGCCACATCTCCATTTTCAAAGACTTCGGCGCAGCGTCGCTAGCTGCCGCCAGTGCAGAGCTGCTGTTCAAAGGTGCATCGAGCGGCCTGCTGTCGGCCGAGAGCTACTTCAATGAACTCAAGCGTCGCGGCATCCTGTCGCCAGATCTAGATTGGGAATCGGAACGAGCCAAGATCAAAACACCCAAAGATGGAAGAGGGATTTAA
- a CDS encoding PEP-CTERM sorting domain-containing protein: protein MNRKFYWATLALCLASAAVRADNFKNGGFENGNATGWTTGEGYRGNTLNDSLNPGKLLPGGGLYSGPATRSDIIDAGTIDPNIGSQLGSTVYAGKYSYRVEDTYVGGYASVISQSVSNYTESDIFFTWKAVIENGGHADNESAAFFISLRDDTTGTELVKRFYNAGNGGGGVDARFKTYGDYYYTPLWQIERLTIDSSLSGHDFTLSVAAADCYFNGHTGYAYVDGFGGVNPIPEPETYAMMLAGLGLLGFITRRRNKRA, encoded by the coding sequence ATGAATCGCAAATTTTATTGGGCGACACTGGCGCTCTGTCTCGCCAGCGCCGCTGTGCGGGCCGACAATTTCAAAAATGGTGGCTTCGAGAACGGCAACGCGACCGGCTGGACCACTGGCGAAGGGTACCGCGGCAACACGCTCAACGACTCGCTCAATCCCGGCAAGCTTCTGCCTGGCGGCGGCCTTTACAGTGGACCTGCTACACGCTCGGACATCATCGATGCCGGCACCATTGATCCAAATATCGGCTCTCAACTGGGTTCAACCGTGTACGCTGGGAAATATTCGTACCGAGTCGAGGATACGTACGTTGGCGGCTACGCTTCGGTGATCAGTCAATCGGTCAGCAACTACACCGAATCCGATATTTTCTTTACCTGGAAAGCCGTGATTGAAAACGGTGGCCACGCCGATAACGAATCAGCAGCCTTTTTTATCTCGCTTCGCGATGACACCACGGGTACGGAATTGGTCAAGCGTTTTTACAATGCCGGCAATGGCGGTGGCGGCGTTGACGCTCGATTTAAAACCTATGGCGATTATTACTACACGCCACTGTGGCAGATCGAGCGCCTAACAATCGATTCCAGCCTGTCCGGGCACGACTTCACACTCTCAGTCGCTGCAGCCGACTGCTATTTCAACGGTCATACCGGGTATGCATACGTTGACGGTTTTGGCGGCGTCAATCCAATTCCAGAGCCTGAAACTTACGCCATGATGTTGGCGGGCCTCGGCCTATTGGGCTTCATAACGCGCCGGCGCAATAAGCGAGCGTAG
- a CDS encoding nuclease domain-containing protein: MMRKSPMKPGASLKRTAFARGERIEAREVSKLKRTLPMPTSGMLSVQSHQRTTPKRKTGLKSKGPVSTPIRRAARGQDCTLRLAVCNFDPDTTVLCHSNFLADGKGMGLKAPDTAAAFGCSACHDVLDGRRLRPADLSLAGLEAAFRAAVATTHEILRSMGLLDAAPVAIQPTLEHP, from the coding sequence ATGATGCGCAAATCACCCATGAAGCCCGGTGCCAGCCTAAAACGCACAGCCTTCGCGCGCGGCGAGCGCATCGAGGCGCGAGAAGTGTCAAAGCTCAAGCGCACCTTACCCATGCCCACTTCCGGCATGCTCTCCGTGCAGTCGCACCAACGCACGACGCCGAAGCGCAAGACCGGCTTGAAGTCGAAAGGCCCGGTCTCGACGCCCATCCGGCGCGCCGCGCGCGGCCAAGACTGCACGCTGCGCCTGGCCGTCTGCAACTTCGACCCTGACACCACCGTGCTCTGCCACTCGAACTTCCTGGCGGACGGGAAGGGCATGGGCCTGAAAGCGCCGGACACCGCCGCAGCGTTCGGCTGCAGCGCCTGCCACGACGTGCTCGACGGCCGGCGCCTGCGCCCGGCTGATCTGTCGCTGGCCGGCCTGGAGGCTGCCTTTCGCGCGGCCGTCGCCACCACACACGAAATCTTACGGTCTATGGGCCTGCTCGATGCAGCGCCCGTCGCCATTCAACCTACATTGGAACACCCATGA
- a CDS encoding DUF6475 domain-containing protein, producing the protein MTQDDYEEFAGMVGAITELYGRAASEFAITIWWGALRQYDLTAVRQAFDRHVRNPDTGQFAPKPADLIRMMGGTTQDSALVAWSKVDRALRVVGPYRSVVFDDPLIHRVLVEMGGWVSLGAKTEHEWPFVGKEFENRYRGYRMRNEQPDYTPVMVGLTEAQNQRAGFGVEPPMMIGDQKLAALVMAGGTSQQIIAMAPVGALAAPLARINGRAA; encoded by the coding sequence ATGACGCAGGATGATTACGAGGAATTTGCGGGCATGGTGGGCGCAATCACCGAACTTTACGGCCGGGCCGCAAGCGAGTTCGCCATCACGATTTGGTGGGGTGCGCTGCGTCAGTACGACCTGACAGCTGTGCGCCAGGCATTTGATCGCCACGTCCGCAATCCCGATACCGGCCAGTTTGCGCCGAAGCCGGCCGACCTGATCCGGATGATGGGCGGGACGACGCAAGACTCTGCACTAGTGGCCTGGTCGAAGGTCGACCGCGCACTGCGCGTCGTCGGGCCATACCGAAGCGTCGTGTTCGATGATCCGCTGATCCACCGCGTGCTGGTCGAAATGGGCGGCTGGGTATCGCTGGGAGCAAAGACGGAACACGAATGGCCATTCGTCGGCAAGGAATTCGAAAACCGATATCGCGGATACCGCATGCGCAACGAGCAGCCGGATTACACGCCGGTGATGGTGGGCTTGACGGAAGCGCAAAACCAGCGCGCCGGCTTTGGTGTGGAGCCGCCGATGATGATCGGTGACCAGAAGCTGGCCGCGCTGGTGATGGCGGGTGGAACGTCGCAGCAAATCATCGCCATGGCGCCAGTCGGCGCGCTCGCAGCGCCGCTGGCCCGCATTAATGGGCGCGCTGCATAG
- a CDS encoding putative metallopeptidase: MKKSRNLAAPGSSRPMPPPEFADPLNNRYQPAPAVLKWARATILTEGGALYNEDHAHLEYADVQFLWAPMGFVKAGRTVLGQCEEVTFRCGPWQKGRQQQQMVDWFGAVPDFLITLDASYCLTCSDAEFCALLEHELYHIGQEQDEFGAPAFNKYGLPKLCMRSHDVEEFVGVVRRYGASQDVQRIIDAAKTPPEVARINIARACGTCLLKAA; encoded by the coding sequence ATGAAAAAAAGCCGCAATCTCGCAGCGCCTGGCTCCTCGCGCCCGATGCCGCCACCCGAATTCGCCGACCCGCTGAACAACAGGTACCAGCCCGCACCCGCGGTGCTCAAGTGGGCCCGCGCAACCATCCTCACCGAAGGCGGCGCACTCTACAACGAAGACCACGCCCACCTGGAATATGCCGACGTGCAGTTCCTGTGGGCGCCGATGGGCTTTGTGAAGGCCGGTCGCACGGTGCTGGGACAGTGCGAGGAAGTCACATTCCGCTGCGGGCCGTGGCAGAAGGGCCGCCAGCAACAGCAGATGGTCGACTGGTTCGGCGCGGTGCCGGACTTCCTCATTACCCTGGACGCATCGTATTGCCTGACCTGCAGCGACGCCGAATTCTGCGCGCTGCTCGAGCACGAGCTTTATCACATCGGCCAGGAGCAGGATGAATTCGGCGCGCCGGCCTTCAACAAGTACGGGCTGCCGAAGCTGTGCATGCGCTCACACGACGTCGAAGAGTTTGTCGGCGTGGTCCGGCGCTACGGTGCCAGCCAGGACGTGCAGCGCATCATCGACGCAGCAAAGACACCGCCAGAAGTGGCGAGAATCAACATCGCGAGGGCTTGCGGAACCTGTTTGCTGAAGGCTGCATAA